The Burkholderiales bacterium genome window below encodes:
- a CDS encoding type II toxin-antitoxin system RelE/ParE family toxin translates to MYNWYSVRKPIRFVANSLEELQEFPQDARRAAGYQLDRIQRRSEPEGWKPLATIGPGVGELRIRAFSGAFRVIYVARFEEAVYVLHCFQKTTRKTAQPDLKTARSRYRFVVRSRL, encoded by the coding sequence GTGTATAACTGGTATAGCGTCCGCAAGCCCATTCGATTCGTCGCAAACTCGTTGGAGGAATTGCAAGAGTTTCCGCAGGATGCGCGCCGTGCAGCCGGATATCAGCTCGATCGCATCCAGCGTCGCAGCGAACCTGAAGGCTGGAAACCGCTTGCTACGATTGGTCCGGGCGTCGGCGAATTGCGGATCCGGGCTTTTTCGGGAGCATTTCGCGTCATTTATGTGGCCCGTTTCGAAGAGGCGGTTTACGTGCTGCATTGCTTCCAAAAGACCACGCGCAAAACGGCGCAACCGGACTTGAAAACCGCGCGTTCGCGTTATCGCTTTGTCGTCAGGAGCCGCTTGTGA
- a CDS encoding XRE family transcriptional regulator, with the protein MIAITAMIRQRGLTQSEAAKLLRVTQPRVSNLMRGRIDRFSLDGLIDMAVTIGLTPRISFERRRESRRPKRATKKPIAASPTI; encoded by the coding sequence ATGATCGCAATAACGGCAATGATTCGCCAGCGTGGACTGACCCAATCCGAAGCGGCGAAACTGCTCCGCGTCACGCAGCCACGAGTCTCGAACCTTATGCGGGGCCGGATCGATCGTTTTTCGCTCGATGGGCTGATCGATATGGCCGTTACTATCGGGCTCACCCCGCGCATCAGTTTCGAGCGTCGAAGGGAGAGCCGCAGGCCGAAGCGCGCGACCAAGAAGCCTATCGCAGCGTCG